In Mercurialis annua linkage group LG6, ddMerAnnu1.2, whole genome shotgun sequence, the following are encoded in one genomic region:
- the LOC126687022 gene encoding CBL-interacting serine/threonine-protein kinase 9, whose protein sequence is MSMKTPATRTRVGKYELGKTLGEGTFAKVKFAKNVETGDNVAIKIIDRDQVLRNKMVEQLKREISTMKLIKHPNVIKIYEVMASKTKIYIVIEFVDGGELFDKIATHGRLREDEARRYFHQLINAVDYCHSRGVFHRDLKPENLLLDAYGILKISDFGLSALSQQVRGDGLLHTACGTPNYVAPEVLKDKGYDGTTSDVWSCGVILYVLMAGYLPFDEPNLMALYKKICSADFACPSWFSSGAKKLIKRILDPNPLSRIAISEILEDEWFKKGYKLTHFEWEEDVNLDDVDAAFDDSKENLVTEKKEKPVSMNAFELISKTQGFSLENLFPKQPGSVKRETSFASHSPANEIMSKIEEAAKPMGFNVDKKNYKMKLKGDKNGRKGQLSVATEVFEVAPSLHMVELRKVGGDTLEFHKFYKTFSSGLKDIVWKSEATVEPNKSSLP, encoded by the exons ATGAGCATGAAGACACCTGCGACGAGGACTCGAGTTGGAAAATATGAATTGGGGAAGACTTTAGGCGAGGGAACTTTTGCGAAGGTTAAATTCGCGAAAAATGTCGAAACCGGTGATAACGTAGCCATTAAAATCATCGACCGTGATCAAGTTCTCCGTAACAAGATGGTCGAACAG TTAAAGAGAGAGATATCCACGATGAAGCTAATTAAGCATCCTAATGTCATCAAAATTTACGAG GTAATGGCAAGCAAAACAAAGATTTACATTGTAATTGAGTTTGTTGACGGCGGCGAGCTCTTTGATAAAATT GCAACGCATGGGAGACTAAGAGAGGATGAAGCCAGGAGATATTTTCACCAGCTTATTAATGCCGTGGATTACTGTCATAGTAGAGGAGTTTTCCATAGAGATTTGAAG CCTGAGAACCTTCTTCTTGATGCATATGGTATTCTTAAAATTTCAGATTTTGGTTTGAGTGCATTGTCGCAACAAGTGCGG GGTGATGGACTGCTTCACACTGCTTGTGGAACCCCAAATTATGTTGCTCCTGAG GTGCTGAAAGATAAAGGATATGATGGAACCACGTCTGATGTTTGGTCTTGTGGAGTCATTCTGTATGTACTTATGGCTGGATACTTACCCTTTGATGAACCTAACCTTATGGCTTTATACAAAAAG ATATGCAGTGCGGATTTCGCATGCCCATCATGGTTCTCATCAGGTGCAAAGAAATTGATAAAGCGCATTCTTGATCCAAACCCTCTCTCA CGTATAGCCATTTCTGAAATCTTAGAAGATGAATGGTTCAAAAAAGGATACAAGCTTACACATTTTGAGTGGGAAGAGGATGTAAATCTTGATGATGTAGATGCTGCTTTTGATGACTCTAAG GAAAATCTAGTGACGGAAAAGAAGGAGAAACCTGTGTCAATGAATGCTTTTGAGCTTATTTCCAAAACCCAAGGATTTAGCCTTGAAAATTTGTTCCCAAAGCAGCCG GGTTCTGTGAAACGAGAAACAAGTTTTGCTTCTCATAGCCCTGCAAATGAAATTATGTCTAAAATTGAGGAAGCTGCAAAACCCATGGGATTTAATGTTGACAAGAAAAACTACAAG ATGAAGCTGAAGGGTGACAAAAATGGAAGAAAGGGTCAGCTTTCTGTTGCAACTGAG GTGTTTGAGGTGGCACCATCATTGCACATGGTGGAGCTTCGCAAAGTTGGTGGCGACACATTGGAGTTTCATAAG TTCTATAAAACCTTCTCG
- the LOC126687809 gene encoding uncharacterized protein LOC126687809, translating into MATRFKEEFSRLIPRRHSASAPSLDTQAAANYATWSPPVSEIKINFDGAYRKDDKMGVALALREAILLARRLRIQNLIFEGDAKSIIDFMSGKGIVGSDCEVIMINCKALCEQSNFNRFKFIYRHCNWMAHDITKKALRDPLFCNNPLIQMVWLDTRL; encoded by the exons ATGGCTACTCGTTTCAAAGAAGAATTTTCCAGGCTCATTCCTAGGCGCCACTCTGCCAGCGCACCAAGTTTAGATACTCAGGCAGCAGCAAATTATGCAACATGGTCTCCTCCGGTTAGTGAGATCAAAATTAACTTTGATGGTGCTTATCGCAAGGATGACAAAATGGGAGTGG CGTTGGCGTTAAGAGAAGCGATTTTGCTCGCTAGAAGACTCCGGATTCAGAATCTTATTTTCGAAGGAGATGCTAAATCCATTATTGATTTCATGTCCGGGAAAGGCATTGTAGGAAGCGACTGTGAAGTGATTATGATCAACTGTAAAGCTCTCTGCGAGCAATCTAATTTTAATcgctttaaatttatttatagacATTGTAATTGGATGGCTCATGATATAACCAAGAAAGCCCTTAGAGATCCGTTGTTTTGTAACAATCCCCTAATACAAATGGTGTGGCTAGATACGAGACTGTAA
- the LOC126685770 gene encoding probable protein S-acyltransferase 12 translates to MEINIFKLCSGLKVLGYLMIFLVAGIVAVSYYAVVIVTWGPKLLDGGAHSASAFFILIVFHILLVMLLWSYFRVVFKDPGSVPDNWRQLTMEAGTSSSESGSGGPGTPRYCNHCQNGKPPRCHHCSVCQRCVLKMDHHCVWVVNCVGAWNYKFFLLFLLYTFLEMMLDTLVLLPSFIKFFNEAKDHSTSPSRLAVIFLAFVLNLAFALSLLCFIVMHASLLSTNTTSVEVYEKKRAVRWKYDMGRKSNFEQVFGTNKALWLFPLFSKDDLDKIPSLNGLDFPTHSDVAA, encoded by the exons atggaaatcaACATTTTCAAATTATGCTCCGGCCTCAAAGTCCTCGGCTACTTAATGATCTTTCTCGTCGCCGGAATCGTCGCCGTTTCTTACTACGCCGTCGTCATTGTCACCTGGGGCCCCAAGTTACTTGACGGCGGTGCCCATTCCGCTTCAGCCTTCTTTATACTCATTGTATTTCATATTCTG CTTGTAATGTTACTGTGGAGTTATTTTAGAGTAGTGTTTAAAGACCCGGGTTCGGTACCGGATAATTGGAGGCAATTGACGATGGAGGCGGGAACTAGTAGTAGCGAGTCGGGTTCTGGAGGCCCTGGAACGCCGCGGTATTGTAATCACTGTCAGAATGGGAAGCCTCCGCGTTGCCATCATTGCTCTGTTT gcCAAAGATGTGTTCTTAAGATGGATCATCATTGTGTTTGGGTGGTGAATTGTGTCGGCGCTTGGAATTACaagttttttcttctttttttg CTCTATACATTTCTGGAGATGATGTTGGATACTCTAGTACTACTGCCTAGTTTTATCAAGTTTTTTAATGAAGCCAAGGATCATTCAACTTCCCCTAGCCGGCTTGCAGTAATTTTCTTGGCATTTG TTCTTAATTTAGCCTTTGCTCTCAGCCTGCTCTGTTTCATAGTTATGCATGCATCTCTTCTATCAACCAACACCACATCTGTAGAG GTTTATGAGAAGAAAAGAGCAGTCAGATGGAAGTATGACATGGGGAGGAAGAGTAATTTCGAACAG GTATTTGGCACAAATAAGGCATTGTGGTTATTTCCATTGTTCTCCAAGGACGATTTAGACAAGATACCTTCACTTAATGGCCTAGATTTTCCTACACACTCTGATGTTGCGGCTTGA